Proteins encoded by one window of Pseudomonadota bacterium:
- a CDS encoding N-acetyl-gamma-glutamyl-phosphate reductase, giving the protein MIRAGVMGATGYTGLEVIRLLSRHPQAQVVFATARSQAGLRLPDVHPGAPDMALSDAADVRLADADVIFLCLPHGATQTAARSALDAGCVVIDLSADHRLHDPATYARWYGSAHAHPDLLGEAVYGLTEMRREAIREARLIGNPGCYPTSILLGLAPLLQSGLLSGATVIADSKSGASGAGRTPSVPLLFTEVNENARPYNVGHVHRHVAEIEQELSALADGPPPTGIVFSPHLLPVNRGIISTLYVPLSDGGADASVRSLYTERYAREPFVHVLPEGQTASLAHAVRTNRDVISLHPVPERGMLIVVSVIDNLLKGAAGQAVQNMNVRFGLDETAGLP; this is encoded by the coding sequence ATGATCAGGGCGGGCGTCATGGGCGCGACCGGCTACACCGGACTCGAGGTGATCCGCCTGCTGTCGCGCCATCCGCAGGCGCAGGTGGTCTTCGCAACAGCCCGCTCGCAGGCCGGCCTTCGGCTGCCCGACGTTCACCCGGGCGCCCCGGACATGGCCCTCTCCGACGCGGCCGACGTGCGGCTCGCTGACGCCGACGTGATCTTTCTCTGCCTGCCCCATGGCGCAACCCAGACTGCCGCTCGGTCGGCCCTCGACGCGGGATGCGTGGTCATCGACCTCTCCGCCGATCACCGCCTGCACGATCCCGCCACCTACGCACGCTGGTACGGGTCGGCGCACGCGCACCCCGACCTTCTCGGCGAGGCCGTCTACGGGCTCACGGAGATGCGTCGCGAAGCCATTCGCGAGGCCCGTCTCATCGGCAACCCCGGATGCTATCCGACGAGCATCCTGCTCGGCCTCGCCCCCCTGCTCCAGAGCGGCCTGCTCTCCGGCGCCACCGTCATCGCCGACAGCAAGAGCGGCGCCAGCGGCGCGGGCCGGACCCCTTCGGTGCCGCTGCTCTTCACCGAGGTGAATGAGAACGCGCGCCCGTACAACGTGGGCCATGTGCATCGCCACGTCGCTGAGATCGAGCAGGAGCTCTCCGCGCTTGCCGATGGCCCCCCTCCCACGGGAATCGTGTTCTCGCCGCACCTGCTGCCTGTGAACCGTGGCATCATCAGCACCCTCTACGTCCCGCTCTCCGACGGCGGAGCCGACGCGTCGGTCCGCTCGCTGTACACCGAGCGCTATGCGAGAGAGCCGTTCGTCCACGTGCTGCCGGAAGGCCAGACCGCCAGCCTCGCCCACGCGGTGCGCACCAACCGGGATGTCATCAGCCTGCATCCGGTCCCCGAGCGAGGCATGCTCATCGTCGTGAGCGTCATCGACAACCTCCTGAAAGGCGCCGCGGGTCAGGCGGTGCAGAACATGAACGTTCGCTTCGGGCTCGATGAGACGGCCGGCCTTCCATGA